The Leadbettera azotonutricia ZAS-9 genome has a window encoding:
- a CDS encoding type II toxin-antitoxin system VapC family toxin, which yields MKYLLDTNVISEIRKRNSNPRVLSYMRNIPIEDLFLSVVCIGEIAKGIEKLPLGKKKEELAYWLDSAVPEQFADCILPLDSECMQEWGRMCAKSKRTLPVLDSLIAATALVHRLILLTRNISDFEDIPGLSCISPWNGKH from the coding sequence ATGAAGTATCTCCTGGATACCAATGTCATATCTGAAATCCGCAAAAGGAATAGCAATCCACGGGTACTCTCATACATGCGGAATATCCCCATTGAGGATCTTTTTCTTAGCGTTGTTTGTATCGGGGAAATTGCCAAAGGAATAGAAAAACTCCCCTTGGGGAAAAAGAAAGAAGAATTAGCCTACTGGCTCGACTCTGCCGTGCCGGAACAGTTTGCCGATTGTATTCTTCCGCTTGATTCAGAGTGCATGCAGGAATGGGGCCGTATGTGCGCCAAATCCAAACGGACGCTACCCGTCCTCGACTCGCTAATTGCCGCTACCGCCCTGGTCCATCGCTTGATTTTGCTCACACGAAATATCTCTGATTTTGAGGATATCCCGGGACTAAGCTGCATCAGCCCATGGAATGGTAAACACTAA
- a CDS encoding type II toxin-antitoxin system Phd/YefM family antitoxin: MQTLKKKTCWQLQEAKAQLSQVIRNAATSPQIITLRGEEAAVILSTEQYNKLTKPKMGVVEFFQNSPLADVAIDLKRDKSTEIRTINL, translated from the coding sequence ATGCAGACCTTGAAGAAAAAGACTTGTTGGCAGCTCCAAGAGGCTAAGGCTCAACTTAGTCAGGTTATCAGAAATGCAGCCACCTCACCGCAGATCATTACGCTGCGGGGAGAGGAGGCGGCAGTAATTCTATCCACAGAGCAGTACAACAAACTGACCAAACCAAAGATGGGAGTTGTTGAATTTTTTCAGAATTCTCCATTGGCAGATGTGGCAATAGATTTGAAACGGGATAAGTCCACCGAGATCAGGACGATTAATTTATGA
- a CDS encoding sedoheptulokinase yields MFAAGIDIGTTNLELSLVSLDSCRIVERRSAPVKRVATCDPYAFLQDAAGVLESVEEMLASIKQPIGSIGITGQVHGIVYTDDNGKPLSPLYGWLDRHGTEDFRGSTPQKILAEKTGVTLPAGYGLLTHYANRLFHRVPEGAARFTGINELVAGFLARKPLDAADASDLACFGGFDPAAETQNTRLLEEVMPSPLPKFLGLAKPFSLAGTTRSSIPVAVPVGDNQTAFFGLLSKPEESCLVSIGTSGQISVYSKTPSCPNTMELRPFIMPGYLQVGATLCAGKAYEVLASLFREAISRYAASAKLPLDIDDGAIFDMMKGAAREILKENPGAASLVFDTAINGTRRDNARRGSIANITLDNFNVGNLVLGGIDGIVRELADFRKDLGPAFDPIKSVVVAGSAVRKNDLFIRALERQFDLEIKIPPFDGGAALGAALIGAVAGKLIALGECPAIIERFWEKD; encoded by the coding sequence ATGTTTGCCGCCGGAATAGACATAGGAACCACCAACCTGGAACTGTCCCTTGTTTCCCTGGACAGCTGCCGTATCGTGGAACGCCGGTCTGCGCCGGTTAAACGTGTGGCCACCTGTGATCCCTACGCCTTTTTGCAAGACGCCGCCGGTGTCCTTGAATCTGTCGAAGAAATGCTCGCTTCCATAAAGCAGCCCATTGGTTCCATCGGGATCACCGGCCAGGTTCACGGGATAGTCTACACCGACGATAACGGGAAGCCTCTCTCGCCCCTCTATGGCTGGCTCGATCGGCATGGCACCGAAGATTTCCGGGGTTCCACGCCTCAAAAAATACTGGCGGAAAAAACCGGCGTCACCCTTCCTGCGGGTTATGGTCTGCTCACCCATTATGCAAACCGCCTTTTCCATCGCGTGCCGGAGGGCGCAGCCCGCTTTACAGGCATCAATGAATTGGTCGCAGGGTTCCTGGCAAGAAAGCCCCTGGATGCGGCGGATGCAAGCGATCTCGCTTGTTTCGGCGGCTTTGACCCGGCAGCGGAGACACAGAACACACGCCTCTTGGAAGAAGTGATGCCGTCCCCTCTGCCAAAATTTCTTGGCTTGGCAAAGCCTTTCAGCCTTGCGGGAACAACCCGTTCTTCGATACCGGTGGCTGTCCCTGTGGGCGACAACCAGACTGCCTTTTTCGGCCTCCTCTCAAAACCCGAAGAATCCTGCCTTGTCAGCATTGGCACATCAGGGCAAATATCGGTGTATTCAAAAACCCCTTCATGCCCCAATACCATGGAGCTGCGCCCCTTCATTATGCCGGGCTATCTCCAGGTAGGCGCCACTCTTTGCGCAGGCAAAGCCTACGAAGTGCTGGCATCCCTTTTCCGGGAGGCTATCAGCCGGTACGCAGCCTCGGCAAAGCTCCCGCTTGATATTGATGATGGCGCAATATTCGACATGATGAAAGGCGCAGCGCGGGAAATCCTAAAGGAGAACCCCGGCGCCGCTTCCCTCGTATTCGACACCGCAATCAACGGCACCCGCAGGGATAATGCGCGGCGCGGCAGCATTGCCAATATAACCCTGGATAACTTCAATGTGGGGAACCTCGTGCTTGGAGGCATAGACGGCATAGTGCGGGAATTGGCGGACTTCAGAAAAGATCTGGGCCCTGCCTTTGACCCGATAAAATCTGTGGTGGTTGCAGGCAGCGCGGTACGGAAAAACGATCTTTTTATACGTGCATTGGAACGCCAATTCGATCTTGAAATTAAAATCCCGCCCTTTGACGGCGGGGCTGCCTTGGGGGCTGCCCTTATCGGCGCAGTGGCCGGCAAGCTTATTGCCCTCGGCGAATGCCCCGCCATCATCGAAAGGTTCTGGGAAAAGGACTAA
- the thrS gene encoding threonine--tRNA ligase: MPEQNQKPGSSEKLETIRHSVSHIMAQAVTRLFPGTKVAIGPSIDDGFYYDFLLPKPIQAEDLPAIEAEMKKIIDSRQDFVRLEVSRDEALKRFAGEEFKTELIKELPASETISIYENKDADGKIVWADFCRGPHVANTREINSAAFKLMNIAGAYWRGDEKNAMLTRVYGTAWENPKDLKAYLAFLAEVEKRDHRRVGKDMDLYSIHEEAGAGLIYWHPNGGRMRVAIEDFWRKEHYRNGYEILYTPHIGKSWLWETSGHLGFYKGNMYSPMQIDNQDYIIKPMNCPFHIMIYKNKGRSYRDLPLRWAELGTVYRYERSGVLHGLLRVRGFTQDDAHIFCTPEQMESEIREVLRFSLWIWKIFGFKEIKAYLATKPAESVGEQSRWDAALESLRKAVDAEGMAYEIDEGGGAFYGPKIDLKILDALGREWQMTTIQFDFNEPERFDMTYVDADGQHKRPYMVHRALLGSLERFFGVLIEHFGGAFPVWIAPEQIAVIPVAETFNDYAKKVAAELKARDLRVTTELDDGRLNAKIRDCQNRKIPYMLVVGEKEAGEGTVSIRRRDGQPAAAPTMKIADFADYAVKKVETRDLGL; this comes from the coding sequence ATGCCCGAACAGAATCAAAAACCAGGATCAAGCGAAAAGCTCGAAACCATCCGCCACTCGGTAAGCCACATCATGGCCCAGGCCGTAACCCGTCTCTTCCCCGGAACCAAGGTGGCCATAGGTCCCAGCATCGATGACGGCTTTTATTACGATTTCCTGCTCCCCAAGCCCATACAGGCCGAAGATCTCCCCGCTATCGAAGCGGAGATGAAGAAGATCATCGACAGTCGTCAGGACTTTGTCCGCCTCGAAGTAAGCCGCGACGAAGCCCTCAAACGTTTCGCCGGGGAAGAATTCAAAACCGAGCTCATCAAAGAACTCCCCGCCAGCGAAACCATCAGCATCTACGAAAACAAAGACGCCGATGGTAAAATAGTGTGGGCCGACTTCTGCCGGGGCCCCCATGTGGCCAATACCCGCGAAATCAACTCCGCAGCCTTCAAATTGATGAACATAGCCGGGGCTTACTGGCGGGGGGACGAAAAAAACGCCATGCTCACCCGCGTCTACGGCACGGCCTGGGAAAACCCCAAAGACCTCAAGGCCTACCTCGCCTTCCTCGCCGAAGTCGAAAAGCGGGATCACCGCCGGGTGGGCAAGGACATGGATCTGTACTCCATCCACGAAGAAGCCGGCGCGGGCCTCATCTACTGGCACCCGAACGGCGGCCGTATGAGGGTGGCCATCGAAGATTTCTGGCGCAAAGAGCACTACCGCAACGGCTACGAAATCCTCTACACCCCCCACATCGGGAAATCCTGGCTCTGGGAAACCTCGGGCCACCTGGGCTTTTACAAGGGCAATATGTACAGCCCCATGCAGATCGATAACCAGGACTACATCATAAAGCCCATGAACTGCCCCTTCCACATCATGATCTACAAGAACAAGGGCCGCAGTTACCGGGATCTCCCCCTGCGCTGGGCCGAACTCGGCACCGTGTACCGCTATGAACGATCCGGCGTACTCCACGGCCTCCTCCGCGTCCGGGGTTTTACCCAGGATGACGCCCACATCTTCTGCACCCCCGAACAGATGGAAAGCGAAATCCGCGAAGTCCTGCGCTTCTCCCTCTGGATTTGGAAGATATTCGGCTTCAAGGAGATCAAAGCCTACCTCGCCACCAAGCCCGCAGAATCCGTAGGCGAACAGTCCCGCTGGGACGCCGCCCTCGAAAGCCTCCGTAAAGCCGTGGATGCCGAAGGCATGGCCTACGAAATTGACGAAGGCGGTGGCGCCTTCTACGGCCCCAAGATCGACCTCAAGATACTGGACGCCCTGGGCCGCGAATGGCAGATGACCACCATACAGTTCGACTTCAACGAACCTGAACGCTTCGACATGACCTACGTGGATGCCGACGGCCAGCACAAACGGCCCTACATGGTTCACCGCGCCCTCCTCGGCTCCCTGGAACGCTTCTTCGGCGTGCTCATCGAGCACTTTGGCGGAGCTTTCCCTGTGTGGATAGCCCCGGAACAGATCGCCGTGATCCCCGTGGCCGAGACCTTCAACGACTATGCCAAAAAAGTAGCCGCCGAACTCAAGGCCCGGGATCTGCGTGTAACCACCGAACTGGACGATGGCCGCCTTAACGCCAAAATCCGGGACTGCCAAAACCGCAAAATCCCCTACATGCTCGTGGTGGGCGAAAAAGAGGCCGGCGAAGGCACAGTCTCCATACGCCGCCGCGACGGCCAGCCGGCCGCAGCCCCGACGATGAAGATCGCGGATTTCGCCGATTATGCGGTCAAAAAGGTCGAGACCAGGGATCTCGGCTTGTAA
- a CDS encoding ABC transporter permease has product MSGKHKPRSLGKTYIKTIVREIRFSFGRFAAIFGIVALGAGFLAGLLATTPDMKISVDTYFDKTNMMDLNIKATMGITRSDIEAVSALDEITLVQGAYITDALIHTSNEETLVSRIYGLPLGNAANNDFINRMEILEGRMPEQDDECLVQQPGGFFSAIPLGSVLTIAQENAGSEDFETLADRYRVTRFTVTGIVKSPLFISTEGEPSGIGNGRLGVVLYVRDTCYSIPAYTDLFMTVTGAAARTALDTQALTDTAAAEVKSLGKLRSGIRREELLAEAWKKLSDGTAEYHSAEQTARTELGAAREKLDAGAASRDAGLAELAEAETKITQGRAQLAEERLRVTRELADNEFDLQQGEAEIASAKQTLAEAGAQLQAAGEEVEKTRNSFFRMLFPKAKQGVAQYDAGMAEYETGRLIVAENEEKLRVGRTLLEAGKAQAEVEFGKAQAELDAADAELAAGLQKLTLGEEELSAGEAAYRSTLDEATEKLQSGKEALEEGREKIKDLETAEPEWYVLDRNTNVGYVSYTLNIEKIADVARVFPVFFLLVAALVVLTTMTRMVEEERIQIGTLKALGYRKRVIAGKYLVYCGLISIFGSAAGMTLGFYGIPAIIYNAFATMGHLPPLVTRFNWTFGIISAAAALICTMGVTVSVCYRSLREKPALLMLPRSPKAGKRIFLEYISFIWKPMRFTYKVTARNIIRYKKHFFMTVTGIAGCTALMVTGFGLRDSLTNIARTQFSDILSYDLKIELKDGESLPGDYAEIHSQSAYAIAGNERLSVSMYIPKEADTLTEYIKLQDRKSRSPINFTASSVVLTEKTASMLKLKTGDPFILENAQGKQGEFTLTGITENYVGSFVYLGSEASQAVFGTALDYGTLFARTNIKTEQEKDELISRLLSEDAVAGAEFTSRTQESYNNLLASISYVVLILIIAAGGLAMIVLYNLTNININERTKELATLRVLGFHQAEAAAYIFREITVLSIAGAAAGLLLGIPLHRFVIGVAETTDLMFGRHISSMSFILSAVITLFFSGAVDLLMLKKIRTIKMAESMKAVD; this is encoded by the coding sequence TTGAGTGGTAAACATAAGCCCCGTTCCCTGGGTAAAACCTATATAAAAACCATAGTCCGTGAAATCCGGTTTTCTTTTGGCCGTTTCGCAGCCATCTTCGGCATTGTTGCTTTGGGCGCAGGGTTTCTCGCAGGCCTCCTGGCAACCACCCCGGACATGAAGATCTCTGTGGATACCTACTTTGACAAGACCAACATGATGGATCTCAATATCAAGGCAACCATGGGTATCACCCGGAGTGATATCGAAGCAGTAAGCGCCCTTGATGAGATTACCCTGGTTCAAGGCGCCTATATTACCGATGCCCTGATCCATACCTCGAACGAAGAAACCCTGGTAAGCCGCATTTATGGACTTCCCCTGGGAAACGCAGCAAACAATGATTTTATAAACCGCATGGAAATCCTCGAAGGCCGGATGCCGGAGCAGGATGATGAATGTCTTGTGCAGCAGCCGGGGGGATTTTTCTCCGCCATCCCTCTGGGCTCTGTCCTCACCATCGCTCAGGAGAACGCCGGTTCCGAAGATTTTGAAACTCTGGCTGACAGATACAGGGTGACCCGGTTTACCGTTACCGGGATAGTTAAAAGTCCCCTCTTTATTTCCACAGAAGGGGAACCCAGCGGCATCGGTAACGGACGGCTTGGGGTAGTACTGTATGTCAGGGATACCTGTTATAGCATCCCTGCGTATACGGATCTGTTTATGACCGTTACCGGCGCCGCCGCCCGTACTGCCCTGGACACCCAGGCCCTGACCGATACCGCAGCCGCGGAAGTAAAATCCCTGGGAAAGCTGCGTTCCGGAATACGCCGGGAAGAACTTCTTGCAGAGGCCTGGAAAAAACTCAGCGATGGCACTGCAGAATACCACAGCGCAGAACAGACCGCCCGAACTGAACTTGGCGCCGCCAGGGAAAAGCTGGACGCAGGGGCAGCAAGCCGGGACGCAGGGCTTGCCGAGTTGGCAGAAGCCGAAACAAAAATAACCCAGGGCCGGGCCCAGCTGGCGGAAGAACGCCTCCGGGTTACCCGTGAACTGGCGGACAATGAATTTGACCTGCAGCAGGGAGAGGCGGAAATTGCATCTGCCAAACAAACCCTGGCAGAAGCCGGAGCCCAGCTGCAGGCCGCCGGGGAAGAGGTAGAAAAAACCAGAAACTCCTTTTTTAGAATGTTGTTTCCCAAGGCCAAGCAGGGGGTTGCCCAATACGATGCGGGAATGGCGGAATACGAAACCGGCCGCCTCATAGTAGCAGAGAATGAAGAAAAACTGCGTGTTGGCCGGACCTTGCTGGAAGCAGGAAAAGCCCAGGCCGAGGTGGAATTTGGCAAGGCCCAGGCGGAACTTGACGCTGCTGATGCGGAACTTGCCGCAGGCCTGCAGAAGTTAACCCTGGGAGAAGAAGAATTAAGCGCAGGGGAAGCAGCTTACAGATCGACCCTGGATGAGGCAACAGAAAAACTGCAATCCGGCAAGGAAGCCCTGGAAGAAGGCCGGGAAAAAATCAAGGATTTGGAAACAGCAGAACCGGAATGGTATGTTCTGGATCGCAATACCAATGTGGGGTATGTAAGCTATACGCTCAATATCGAAAAAATAGCTGATGTAGCCAGGGTCTTTCCGGTGTTCTTCCTTTTGGTAGCTGCCCTGGTAGTTCTTACCACCATGACCAGGATGGTAGAGGAAGAACGTATTCAAATCGGCACATTGAAAGCCCTGGGTTACCGTAAACGGGTAATCGCCGGCAAGTACCTTGTCTACTGCGGTTTGATCAGTATTTTCGGTTCCGCCGCAGGTATGACCCTGGGATTTTACGGCATCCCCGCTATCATTTACAACGCCTTTGCCACCATGGGCCATCTGCCTCCTCTGGTGACCAGGTTCAACTGGACCTTCGGGATCATCTCGGCAGCAGCAGCCTTAATCTGTACCATGGGAGTAACTGTATCAGTCTGTTACCGTTCCCTTCGTGAAAAACCTGCCCTGCTCATGCTCCCCCGCTCTCCCAAGGCAGGCAAACGCATTTTCCTGGAATATATATCCTTTATCTGGAAGCCCATGCGGTTTACCTACAAAGTTACGGCCCGGAATATAATCCGGTATAAAAAACATTTTTTTATGACCGTTACCGGTATAGCAGGCTGTACCGCCCTGATGGTTACGGGCTTCGGCTTGCGGGATTCCCTGACAAATATTGCCCGAACCCAGTTTAGCGATATACTAAGCTATGATTTAAAAATTGAACTGAAAGACGGAGAATCCCTGCCAGGTGATTACGCAGAAATACACAGCCAGAGCGCTTATGCGATTGCCGGGAATGAACGGCTCAGCGTTTCAATGTATATTCCCAAAGAGGCGGATACCTTAACCGAGTATATCAAGCTGCAGGATAGAAAAAGCAGAAGCCCCATAAACTTTACCGCTTCTTCTGTGGTGCTTACAGAAAAAACCGCCAGTATGCTTAAGCTCAAAACAGGGGACCCCTTTATCCTGGAAAATGCCCAGGGGAAACAGGGGGAATTTACCCTGACCGGAATTACCGAAAATTATGTGGGGAGTTTTGTGTATTTAGGCTCTGAGGCTTCTCAGGCGGTATTCGGTACAGCACTTGACTATGGAACCCTGTTTGCCCGAACCAATATAAAAACGGAGCAGGAAAAGGACGAACTTATCAGCCGGCTGCTTTCAGAGGATGCCGTGGCAGGAGCGGAATTTACCTCCCGTACGCAGGAGTCCTACAACAATCTCCTGGCAAGCATCAGCTATGTAGTATTGATACTCATCATTGCCGCCGGGGGACTCGCCATGATTGTGCTCTACAATCTTACCAATATTAATATCAACGAACGGACCAAGGAATTGGCAACCCTGCGGGTTCTCGGCTTCCATCAGGCTGAAGCCGCTGCCTACATTTTCAGGGAAATAACCGTGCTCAGCATTGCAGGCGCCGCAGCCGGACTGCTGCTGGGCATTCCCCTGCACCGTTTTGTTATCGGCGTAGCAGAAACCACAGATCTCATGTTTGGCAGGCATATTTCTTCAATGAGTTTTATATTGTCCGCAGTAATTACCCTCTTCTTTTCCGGCGCAGTAGACCTGCTCATGCTGAAAAAAATCCGCACTATCAAAATGGCGGAATCCATGAAAGCTGTGGACTAA
- a CDS encoding ABC transporter ATP-binding protein — translation MSFVEFHDVCKFYHLGEHTIAAADRMNFNIEQGEFCVIVGPSGAGKTTLLNMLGGMDSCDQGTIILDGQEISGLNEKHLTDFRRYDVGFVFQFYNLIQNLTALENVELASEICHEPHDPRETLQAVGLVERLDNFPAQLSGGEQQRVAIARAIAKNPKILLCDEPTGALDYETGKHILELLQNSCKSTGKTVIVITHNHAIAAMADRVIQVKNGQIISNEKNENPLAVECIEW, via the coding sequence ATGAGTTTTGTTGAATTTCATGATGTATGTAAATTTTATCATCTTGGTGAACATACAATCGCCGCCGCAGATCGCATGAACTTCAACATCGAACAGGGTGAATTCTGTGTGATTGTGGGGCCCAGCGGCGCAGGCAAGACCACCTTGCTCAACATGCTGGGAGGTATGGATTCCTGCGATCAGGGAACCATCATACTGGATGGCCAAGAAATCAGCGGCTTAAACGAGAAGCATCTTACCGATTTCAGACGTTACGATGTGGGCTTTGTGTTTCAGTTTTACAATCTTATCCAAAACCTTACGGCCCTCGAAAATGTAGAGCTTGCTTCGGAAATTTGCCATGAGCCCCATGATCCGCGCGAGACCCTGCAGGCGGTGGGGCTTGTGGAACGGCTGGACAATTTTCCGGCTCAGTTGTCAGGGGGTGAACAGCAGCGGGTTGCCATTGCACGGGCAATAGCGAAAAACCCCAAGATCCTCCTCTGCGATGAACCCACCGGCGCCCTGGACTACGAAACAGGAAAGCATATCCTGGAACTCCTGCAAAACAGCTGCAAGAGTACCGGCAAAACCGTCATCGTAATTACCCACAACCATGCTATCGCAGCTATGGCGGATCGGGTCATTCAAGTAAAAAACGGCCAAATTATCAGCAATGAAAAAAACGAAAATCCCCTGGCGGTAGAATGTATTGAGTGGTAA
- a CDS encoding SIS domain-containing protein produces the protein MSLAEDYSSLYKTILEEHRQVFEAQDIQMLRRFMDLIASHKRIFIMGAGREGIAARGFAMRLMHLGKDVHWIWDDTTPGMGKDDLFIVVNGGGNIGHINYVMSQAKQSGAHIACISGSPSGAGVKIADFILFVPAAVYKGTDPVTPSIQPMGNLFEQHLFLLFDVVIILLEKELKLSHEEMAARHRNVE, from the coding sequence ATGTCATTAGCCGAAGATTACAGCTCCCTCTATAAAACCATTCTGGAAGAACACCGCCAGGTTTTTGAAGCCCAGGATATCCAAATGCTCCGCCGCTTCATGGATCTCATCGCCTCCCACAAGCGCATCTTCATCATGGGCGCAGGCCGCGAAGGCATAGCCGCCCGGGGCTTTGCCATGCGCCTCATGCACCTGGGCAAAGATGTCCACTGGATCTGGGACGACACCACCCCTGGCATGGGCAAAGACGACCTCTTTATCGTGGTAAACGGCGGCGGCAACATCGGCCACATAAATTACGTGATGAGCCAGGCCAAACAATCCGGCGCCCACATCGCCTGTATTTCAGGTTCCCCCTCGGGAGCAGGTGTTAAAATAGCGGACTTCATCCTGTTTGTACCCGCCGCAGTCTACAAGGGAACCGACCCCGTAACACCCTCAATCCAGCCTATGGGCAACCTTTTCGAGCAGCACCTTTTTCTGCTCTTTGATGTCGTCATCATCCTTTTGGAGAAGGAGCTTAAGCTCAGCCACGAGGAGATGGCTGCGAGGCATAGGAATGTAGAATAG
- a CDS encoding endonuclease/exonuclease/phosphatase family protein, with translation MKYATRFFGFVLMAAILGACRVVPGTDGEGATEKEKAFIAVSWNVQALFDWKVDGFEYGEYLPSAGWNREKYDARILSISKALGGLAETGVPDLIGLVELENSGVLEDLANGALSKYGYKYMFFGNAPGSSLGVGALSRFPLTEVKVHSITVNGETTPRPVLELRVEKEGEGLVFFVCHWKSKLGGDEATEALRRSSAKVIKRRLEELHKDEPGLPVVVMGDLNENHDEFYRQAGVSLSALLPDDPKAAELAGGLNSLDFLVLSGEKPPRARYFNPRIPCLYTPWGRELEDGSYYYKNNWETIDHFLLSAELFNGRGWDFDTAKVVNQQPFANESGIPASYNPKSGIGMSDHLPLALFLRKADDSR, from the coding sequence ATGAAATATGCTACGCGTTTTTTTGGGTTTGTTTTGATGGCGGCGATCCTGGGGGCTTGCCGTGTGGTGCCAGGCACTGACGGGGAGGGCGCCACTGAAAAGGAAAAAGCGTTTATCGCGGTTTCGTGGAACGTGCAGGCGCTTTTCGATTGGAAGGTGGATGGTTTCGAATATGGCGAATACTTGCCTTCTGCGGGGTGGAACAGGGAGAAGTATGATGCCCGCATCCTTTCAATTTCAAAGGCCCTGGGTGGGCTGGCGGAAACCGGAGTTCCGGACCTGATTGGGCTTGTGGAGCTTGAGAATTCAGGGGTTCTGGAGGATTTGGCCAATGGGGCGCTTTCAAAGTATGGGTATAAGTATATGTTCTTTGGGAATGCGCCGGGGTCGTCATTGGGGGTCGGGGCTTTGAGCCGGTTCCCCCTGACTGAGGTCAAGGTGCATTCCATTACGGTGAATGGCGAGACTACGCCGAGGCCGGTGCTGGAGCTGCGGGTGGAAAAGGAGGGGGAAGGGCTGGTGTTTTTTGTCTGCCATTGGAAGTCGAAGCTGGGCGGGGATGAGGCTACCGAAGCGTTGAGGCGGTCTTCGGCGAAGGTGATCAAACGGAGGCTTGAAGAACTGCATAAGGATGAACCAGGGCTGCCTGTCGTGGTGATGGGGGATTTGAATGAGAACCATGATGAATTTTACCGGCAGGCGGGAGTGTCATTAAGCGCATTGCTACCGGATGATCCGAAGGCTGCGGAACTTGCGGGCGGCTTAAACAGCCTGGATTTTCTTGTGCTCAGCGGAGAGAAGCCGCCCAGGGCCAGGTATTTCAATCCCCGGATCCCTTGCCTGTATACTCCCTGGGGCAGGGAGCTTGAGGATGGTTCCTACTATTATAAAAACAATTGGGAGACCATCGATCATTTTCTGTTAAGCGCAGAACTGTTTAATGGCAGGGGTTGGGATTTTGATACCGCAAAGGTGGTAAACCAGCAGCCCTTTGCAAATGAATCGGGTATCCCTGCTTCTTATAATCCTAAAAGCGGGATAGGGATGAGCGATCATCTGCCTCTCGCGCTTTTTCTGCGAAAGGCGGATGATTCGCGGTAA
- a CDS encoding DeoR/GlpR family DNA-binding transcription regulator, with protein sequence MIERHTKILEALAKQPRIEVVVLAAMLGVSQVTIRKDLNYLQDQGFIKREHGFASLDSVDGVGKRLAFHYGVKHRIAQEAAKTVEDGETVMIESGSCCALLAEELTTTKRDITIITNSVFLANHVRYAPFGKIILLGGYYQSDSQVLVGSITRKCAEIFSSDKFFIGADGFNEKLGFTGKDHHRAQTVRALAEQASQVIVLTESDKFLTSGVVGLMDSAEVAEVYTDDKIPQEKEAFLRQRNVAIHKVLSDAA encoded by the coding sequence ATGATAGAAAGACATACCAAGATTCTGGAAGCGCTGGCAAAACAGCCGCGCATCGAAGTAGTGGTGCTCGCCGCGATGCTGGGAGTTTCCCAGGTGACGATACGCAAGGACCTGAATTACCTTCAAGATCAGGGCTTCATCAAACGCGAGCATGGATTTGCCAGCCTGGATTCAGTGGATGGCGTGGGGAAGCGTCTCGCCTTCCATTACGGCGTTAAGCACCGTATAGCCCAGGAAGCCGCCAAGACCGTGGAGGACGGCGAAACCGTGATGATAGAATCCGGTTCTTGCTGCGCCCTTTTGGCAGAAGAACTGACCACCACCAAGCGGGATATCACCATCATTACCAATTCGGTGTTCCTCGCAAACCACGTGCGCTACGCACCCTTCGGGAAAATCATCCTTCTGGGCGGCTATTACCAGAGCGATTCACAGGTGCTGGTAGGTTCCATTACCCGCAAGTGCGCAGAGATCTTTTCTTCGGATAAATTCTTCATCGGCGCCGACGGCTTCAACGAGAAGCTGGGCTTCACCGGAAAGGATCACCATCGCGCCCAGACCGTCAGGGCTTTAGCCGAACAGGCTTCCCAGGTCATCGTGCTCACCGAGTCGGACAAGTTCCTCACCTCGGGGGTTGTGGGCCTCATGGATTCGGCAGAGGTCGCCGAAGTCTACACGGACGACAAGATCCCCCAGGAGAAGGAAGCCTTCCTCCGGCAGAGGAATGTGGCGATCCACAAAGTGCTTTCAGATGCCGCGTAA
- a CDS encoding nitroreductase family protein, producing MSKNTLEDLKKRRSIRAYKLGQIKDKELDAVLEAGTWAPTGMGCQGVVIVAVQKAEVIAKIQKLNADVLKDPKAEPFYKAPTVLNIFVDKTKPTPIENGNLVIGNILNAAAALDLGACYIYRAKEVFSSKDGKALVKEWGLSADYEAVGHVLLGYANEKPEAKPRKTDYIIKIK from the coding sequence ATGAGCAAAAACACATTAGAAGATCTGAAAAAACGCCGGAGCATACGTGCCTATAAGCTGGGCCAGATAAAAGACAAGGAACTCGATGCGGTTCTCGAAGCCGGAACCTGGGCGCCCACAGGCATGGGCTGCCAGGGAGTCGTCATAGTAGCGGTCCAAAAAGCCGAAGTAATCGCCAAAATCCAGAAGCTCAACGCCGATGTGCTCAAGGATCCCAAGGCCGAACCCTTCTATAAGGCCCCCACGGTGCTGAATATCTTCGTGGACAAGACCAAACCCACCCCGATTGAGAATGGCAACCTGGTAATCGGTAACATTTTGAACGCCGCAGCCGCGCTGGACCTCGGAGCATGCTATATTTACCGGGCAAAAGAGGTGTTTTCGAGCAAAGACGGCAAGGCCCTGGTGAAAGAATGGGGACTTTCGGCCGATTATGAGGCTGTGGGCCACGTGCTCTTGGGCTATGCCAACGAAAAACCCGAGGCAAAACCCCGAAAAACCGACTATATCATCAAAATTAAGTAA